In one Gracilinanus agilis isolate LMUSP501 unplaced genomic scaffold, AgileGrace unplaced_scaffold50164, whole genome shotgun sequence genomic region, the following are encoded:
- the LOC123255696 gene encoding speriolin-like yields VLQAPSLSSFPLPLLSPQASLNSNHKLDEELCQTLTQRYVSVMNRLQSLGYNGRVHPGLTEQLVNAYGILRERPELAASESGSYTMDFLQQVVMETVPHSLLTDALLLLSCLYQLSRDDGKPMFIW; encoded by the coding sequence gTCCTCCAGGCACCGTCCCTCTCAAGCTTCCCTTtacccctcctctccccccaggCCTCCCTGAATTCAAACCACAAGTTGGATGAGGAACTATGCCAGACACTCACTCAACGTTATGTGAGTGTCATGAATCGGCTGCAGAGCCTGGGCTACAATGGGCGGGTCCACCCCGGCCTGACGGAGCAATTGGTCAATGCCTATGGTATCCTGAGAGAACGGCCCGAGCTGGCAGCCTCAGAAAGTGGCTCTTACACCATGGACTTCCTCCAGCAAGTGGTTATGGAGACCGTGCCCCACAGCTTGCTCACTGATGCCTTGCTTCTCCTCTCCTGCCTCTACCAACTCTCCCgtgatgatggcaaacctatgttCATCTGGTGA